The following are from one region of the Salicibibacter kimchii genome:
- a CDS encoding TetR/AcrR family transcriptional regulator yields MKTIRFYNRLVSYNPKEVINVKEQIMENALLRFAVDGYYATSMQQIAEHCGISKASLYKHFSSKEELLLEALEYNLDQWLMKTTDINLDQSLSPKEELRQKIVIELEAMKNNRSLLHSLMRAVPLTKNAEMMRMLKRTRVALMNWHRDSLLNAYGESLHPYLWDRVALFQGTMREYVVLMGDDHKALSIHDVADLIISHLDTIMASYPTASPVLTSEVMHDYEVYQKDMKPAGVQGEIDEVCYLLREKVKNHADTGQQPDIDRTLETLYRETEADAPRTYLLDALCLYLGQWVSIEKERKKLYDLLELRNQANSNDR; encoded by the coding sequence ATGAAAACTATTCGGTTTTATAATAGACTAGTCAGTTACAATCCTAAAGAAGTGATAAACGTGAAAGAGCAGATCATGGAAAATGCGTTGCTACGGTTCGCGGTGGATGGTTATTATGCTACGTCCATGCAGCAGATCGCCGAACATTGCGGCATCTCCAAAGCGTCATTATATAAACACTTTTCCTCAAAAGAAGAGCTTTTGCTAGAGGCATTGGAGTATAACCTTGACCAGTGGTTAATGAAAACAACGGACATCAACCTTGATCAATCGTTATCTCCGAAAGAAGAACTGCGACAAAAAATTGTGATTGAACTGGAAGCGATGAAAAATAATCGCTCTTTGTTGCATTCCCTCATGCGCGCTGTTCCTCTCACGAAAAATGCGGAAATGATGCGGATGTTAAAACGGACGAGGGTCGCGTTAATGAATTGGCATCGCGATAGCCTCTTAAATGCGTATGGAGAGTCATTGCATCCGTATCTGTGGGATAGAGTCGCGCTTTTCCAAGGGACGATGCGGGAATATGTTGTACTCATGGGAGATGATCATAAGGCTTTGTCGATACATGACGTAGCAGATTTAATTATCTCGCATCTGGATACGATAATGGCTTCATATCCCACCGCATCACCGGTGCTGACGTCGGAAGTGATGCACGATTATGAAGTGTATCAAAAAGATATGAAACCCGCGGGCGTTCAAGGAGAGATTGATGAAGTCTGCTATCTTCTTCGGGAAAAAGTGAAAAATCATGCCGATACCGGGCAACAGCCCGATATAGACCGCACCCTTGAAACCTTGTACCGGGAAACAGAGGCCGACGCCCCTCGCACATATTTGTTGGATGCCCTGTGCCTCTACTTAGGACAGTGGGTGTCTATTGAAAAGGAAAGAAAAAAACTATACGATTTATTGGAATTGCGAAATCAAGCAAATAGCAATGATAGATAA
- a CDS encoding MDR family MFS transporter, with translation MTTSSQSSQTKNVKTIAAILLTGAFMAILNQTLLATALPHIMSDFGISADLGQWVNSVFMLVNGVMIPVTAFLIEKFTTRRLFFTAMGLFALGTLLCALAPTYAALIFGRIIQAAGAGIMMPLMQTVLLLVFPVERRGFAMGMVGLVIAFAPAVGPTLSGYLIEHFHWSILFWIIFPLSVLNIIVAYRVLKNVSFTRDPKLDIFSVILSTLGFGGLLYGFSFAGTYGWADPNVLLPMSLGLVTLGLFVWRQLILRQPILEVRVFKYGVFTTATIIGMIVFMSMIGSQTILPIYMQDMNDFSALETGLMLLPGAVAMGLMSPITGRIFDKFGARKLAIFGLFIVCATTFMFTQLTTTTSFAYLATVNTFRMFGMAFVMMPVTTAAINSLPNVLIPHGTAMNNTARQVAGSIGTAALVTVMSSMALAPEQAPSMNEAMVHGVNMAFWLATILTFIGFILSFFVPKGKGMPPDTIKESKAMSYTEEKKQNEASRQRG, from the coding sequence ATGACGACTAGTTCGCAATCGTCTCAAACAAAAAATGTAAAAACAATCGCTGCCATACTGTTGACAGGTGCCTTTATGGCAATCTTGAACCAAACGTTGCTCGCCACTGCTTTGCCGCATATTATGAGCGACTTCGGAATATCCGCCGATTTAGGCCAATGGGTGAACTCGGTTTTTATGCTTGTGAATGGAGTGATGATCCCCGTCACTGCTTTTCTAATAGAAAAGTTTACGACTCGTCGTTTGTTTTTTACCGCGATGGGCTTATTTGCGTTAGGAACGTTGTTATGTGCGCTGGCGCCCACGTACGCAGCGCTCATTTTCGGACGGATTATTCAGGCTGCCGGTGCCGGCATTATGATGCCGCTCATGCAAACGGTACTTCTCCTAGTGTTTCCCGTTGAGCGTAGAGGTTTCGCCATGGGAATGGTCGGCCTGGTTATTGCATTTGCGCCGGCGGTCGGACCGACATTGTCCGGATATCTCATCGAGCACTTCCATTGGTCGATTTTATTTTGGATTATCTTTCCCTTGTCCGTCTTGAATATCATTGTTGCATATAGGGTGTTAAAAAATGTTTCGTTCACACGTGATCCAAAATTGGATATTTTTTCGGTGATTTTATCGACGCTTGGCTTTGGAGGTTTGCTCTATGGATTTAGCTTTGCCGGGACGTATGGTTGGGCAGATCCGAACGTCCTCCTGCCGATGAGCTTAGGTCTTGTCACGCTGGGTCTGTTTGTGTGGCGTCAGCTTATTTTACGACAGCCAATTCTCGAAGTTCGGGTTTTCAAGTATGGTGTATTTACAACGGCAACCATCATCGGCATGATCGTTTTTATGTCCATGATCGGCTCGCAAACAATTCTGCCGATTTATATGCAGGATATGAATGATTTTTCAGCGCTTGAAACCGGGTTGATGCTGTTGCCGGGTGCTGTGGCAATGGGCTTAATGTCGCCAATTACCGGTAGGATTTTTGATAAGTTTGGCGCGCGCAAGTTAGCGATCTTTGGCCTGTTCATCGTTTGCGCCACAACTTTTATGTTTACACAGCTTACTACGACTACATCATTTGCTTATTTGGCGACGGTCAATACGTTTCGAATGTTCGGCATGGCTTTTGTCATGATGCCGGTGACGACAGCAGCGATTAATTCGCTGCCAAATGTATTGATTCCTCATGGAACAGCAATGAATAATACCGCGCGCCAGGTAGCGGGGTCGATCGGAACCGCTGCTCTCGTGACGGTTATGTCGTCAATGGCGTTAGCGCCCGAACAAGCGCCCAGTATGAATGAGGCAATGGTGCACGGGGTGAATATGGCATTTTGGTTGGCTACAATTCTCACGTTTATTGGCTTTATCCTTTCTTTCTTTGTTCCGAAAGGAAAAGGGATGCCTCCGGATACGATTAAGGAATCGAAAGCAATGAGCTATACTGAGGAAAAAAAGCAAAATGAAGCGAGCAGACAAAGAGGGTGA
- a CDS encoding flavin reductase family protein, which produces MDDLQFRQAMGKFSTGVTILSTEHDGKPHGMTANAFMSVSMNPKLVAVSVDHKTNMYEKMLNAKKYAVSILDTSQAELSKTFAKQLPGKEQFAFRTFHYLPVVPDALVHLACDVVQEVKAGDHTIFIGEVKDVRIKDDENEDPLVYYRSNFYNLR; this is translated from the coding sequence ATGGATGATTTACAATTTCGGCAGGCAATGGGGAAGTTTTCGACAGGCGTTACCATACTTTCTACAGAACATGATGGCAAACCACATGGAATGACGGCCAATGCGTTTATGTCCGTCTCCATGAACCCGAAACTGGTAGCCGTATCTGTCGATCATAAAACGAATATGTACGAAAAAATGTTGAATGCTAAAAAATATGCAGTGAGCATTTTAGATACATCTCAAGCGGAGCTATCCAAAACGTTTGCAAAGCAATTGCCAGGAAAAGAACAGTTTGCTTTTCGTACTTTTCATTATTTGCCCGTTGTGCCCGACGCCCTTGTCCACCTCGCCTGCGATGTCGTTCAAGAAGTAAAAGCCGGGGACCATACGATCTTTATCGGTGAAGTCAAAGATGTCAGAATAAAAGACGATGAGAATGAAGACCCCCTCGTATACTACCGCAGCAACTTTTACAATCTCCGGTAA
- a CDS encoding helix-turn-helix domain-containing protein, whose protein sequence is MDLFSERLKFTRESKRETYGNWTQQYVAEKIGVARPTYTAYERGTKQPSLDAVNALADLLEVSTDYLLGRTGETIYPYNPSLPGQSLEAFYEDRSISVDEKAYLEEELEKYRRLKQKWKPSSEDDETSKNN, encoded by the coding sequence ATGGACCTCTTTTCCGAACGTCTAAAATTTACGCGTGAGTCGAAAAGAGAAACATATGGTAATTGGACACAACAATATGTCGCTGAAAAGATCGGGGTGGCACGGCCCACCTATACGGCTTATGAAAGGGGTACGAAACAACCATCGCTCGATGCCGTCAATGCACTAGCCGATTTGCTCGAAGTATCCACGGATTATTTGCTCGGGCGTACGGGAGAGACGATATACCCTTATAACCCAAGCCTGCCCGGACAGTCATTAGAAGCGTTTTATGAAGACCGAAGCATAAGTGTTGACGAAAAAGCATATCTGGAAGAAGAACTGGAAAAATACCGTCGCCTTAAACAAAAATGGAAACCTTCCTCCGAAGACGACGAAACTTCAAAAAACAACTAG
- a CDS encoding isocitrate lyase/phosphoenolpyruvate mutase family protein, with protein sequence MNWDEMEHKREQANEDFLSGKIPLVPSAHDPLSAQMMEQKGFRMAFLSSDDVSKLYGYASSYTLCVTEMIASARNITQVSALALLVQLPLDARSCQQIIRQVYELRQLGIRMIQIDDEKIPLTEELVQIIVQVHHYFPEVKIVMAIRANASITGIEAAVTKANKLLHAGADFILFQGLFTEGEYLYTSQYTNGPLLALLNKNNNADLSHSALKNMGYYAAVSQEGHIHQMKKIYAEAYSEIESWR encoded by the coding sequence ATGAATTGGGACGAAATGGAACATAAACGAGAACAAGCGAACGAAGATTTTTTATCCGGAAAAATACCTTTAGTTCCGTCTGCTCATGACCCGTTGAGCGCACAGATGATGGAACAAAAAGGGTTTCGAATGGCTTTTCTATCATCCGACGACGTATCAAAATTGTATGGCTACGCCTCTTCTTATACGTTATGTGTGACGGAGATGATTGCTAGCGCCAGGAACATCACACAAGTGAGCGCTTTAGCATTGCTTGTCCAATTGCCCCTTGATGCCCGTTCCTGTCAGCAGATTATTAGACAAGTGTATGAATTACGGCAGTTAGGCATCCGGATGATTCAAATCGATGATGAAAAAATCCCTCTAACCGAGGAGTTGGTCCAAATCATCGTGCAAGTGCACCATTACTTTCCGGAAGTGAAAATAGTCATGGCTATTCGTGCAAATGCTTCGATCACCGGCATCGAGGCGGCGGTAACCAAAGCAAACAAATTGTTGCATGCTGGCGCAGATTTTATCTTGTTTCAGGGCTTGTTCACAGAAGGGGAATATTTATATACTTCACAATATACGAATGGCCCATTGCTTGCTCTGTTAAATAAAAACAACAACGCAGACCTCTCTCACTCAGCGTTGAAAAACATGGGTTATTACGCTGCGGTTTCGCAAGAAGGACATATCCATCAGATGAAAAAGATTTATGCCGAGGCCTATAGTGAAATAGAAAGCTGGAGGTGA
- a CDS encoding lytic transglycosylase domain-containing protein, producing MRIPKKFKRNIARNRVVGIGSIFALFFLVAGIFMIAQTFNEQQIDRFLNGGLSGYSNDEIPEQYFSIYQAAAKEFNIPWQVLPAVHRVETKFSTMDPMVSPVGAEGHMQFMPCTWHGWTHPTCEDVGAGEIPNAELKNPDRIEMNGGYGVDATGSGTADPWDERDAIFSTANFLAANGADEGDLESALYMYNRSEIYVEDVMAYYDIYIHEGYEIVDENE from the coding sequence ATGAGAATACCGAAAAAGTTCAAAAGAAACATAGCCCGTAACCGTGTTGTTGGTATCGGATCGATTTTTGCCCTCTTTTTCCTCGTTGCCGGTATCTTTATGATTGCCCAGACATTTAACGAGCAACAAATCGATCGGTTTTTGAATGGGGGGTTATCCGGCTACAGCAACGATGAAATTCCCGAACAATATTTTTCAATTTATCAGGCTGCCGCTAAAGAGTTCAACATTCCATGGCAGGTGTTGCCGGCTGTTCATCGTGTCGAAACGAAATTTTCAACAATGGACCCAATGGTTTCCCCCGTCGGAGCGGAAGGGCATATGCAATTCATGCCTTGTACGTGGCACGGCTGGACACATCCCACTTGCGAGGATGTGGGAGCCGGAGAGATCCCCAATGCAGAGTTAAAAAACCCTGACAGGATTGAGATGAACGGCGGATATGGGGTGGACGCGACAGGAAGCGGCACCGCTGACCCGTGGGATGAAAGAGATGCCATTTTTTCCACCGCCAATTTTTTAGCAGCCAACGGCGCAGATGAGGGCGACCTGGAAAGTGCCCTATATATGTATAACCGTTCGGAAATATATGTAGAAGACGTGATGGCCTATTATGACATCTATATACACGAGGGGTATGAGATCGTTGACGAAAACGAATGA